In Pseudonocardia sp. DSM 110487, the sequence GGAGAGCCGGACACTGGTGCTGATCGAGGTCGGGTTCCTGGTCGCCTTCGGCGTGCTGCTCGACGCCCTGCTGGTGCGGTCGGTCCTGGTGCCCGCCCTCACCCTGCTCATCGGATCTTTCATGGGCCCGACGGCCCCCGCCCCCTGGTCCTGCGCGTGCGGCCGACGCGGGTCAGCGCACTGCGGTGTCCTCCCCGGCGGTGAGCCGCACGATCGGGGTGGGCGGGGCCGCAGCCGGAAGGTCGACCCGAAGCAGCGCGCCACCGCGTGCGGACCGGGCGACGGTGACCCGGCCGCCGTGGGCGTCGACGACCCGCTGCACGATCGACAGCCCCAGACCGGATCCCGGCAACGCCCGGGCGCTGTCGGCACGGTAGAACCGGTCGAACACCCGCGGCACGTCGGCGGCGTCGATGCCCGGCCCGGCGTCGTCGACCTCGAGCACCGCCGACGCGCCCTCGGCACGGAGCCGGACCTGGACCGACCGGTCCGCGGGGGACCACTTGCCGGCGTTGTCGATGAGGTTGAGCACCGCCCGCTGGAGCGCAGCGGGACGCCCGCTCACCCACACGGAGGTGAGGTCGAGCGCGATCTCGATGTCGGGCACGCGGGAACGCGCGCGGGTCGCGGCGGCCACCACGACGTCGGCGAGGTCGAGCAGCTCGGTGCTCTCGTCGTTGACGTCACCGCGCGCCAGGTCGGTCAGCTCGGCGGCAAGGGCGCTCAACTCGGCCACCTGGGCGCCGAGGTCGTTGAGCAGCCGGGTTCGGCTCTCCGCCGGCAGTGCGCTGTCCAGGGTGCCGCGCCGATCGAGCCGGATCAGCAGTTCGACGTTGAGGCGCAGGCTGGTGAGCGGGGTCTTGAGCTCGTGGGCGGCGTCCTCGGCGAGCAGCCGCTGGGCCTGACGGGAGTCCCGGAGCGCGGCGAGCATGTCGTTGATCGACCGGATCAGCCGCCGGATCTCGCCACCGCCCTCATCCGGGATGTCGGCGTCGAGATCCCGGGTGTGCGCGACACGGACCGCGGCGGCGGTCAGCCGGTCGATCGGTGCCAGCCCGGTCCGCGCCACGGTCCACCCGACAAGGGCGCCGCCGACCACGCAGAGCAGCCCGATCAGCAGCATGCCCAACCCGAACCGGTTGATCGGGCTGTCGTCGGCGACGCGGGCGGCCACCTGGACCGCGCCGTCGCCCGCCCGCAGCGTGTAGATGAGGTAGCCGTCCTCGTCGCTGTCGTTCGACTCCACCAGGTCGGCCGACGCGCCCTGTGCCACGCGCCCGGCGTGCTCGCCGACCGGGGGCAGCGCGGGTTGGCCGGCCGGTGTCCGGGTCGAGCCGTTGGGCAGGATGATCCGCACCAGCCGACCGGCTCCGGGATACGGCGGTAGCTGGACCTGCGCCAGACCGGCGCGCTCCGCGCTCGTCGCCAGGACGCGGGAGTCGGCGCGCAGCTGATCCTCGACGGTGTCCTGCAGCTCCGAGTCCAGCAGCTCGATGGCCACCTGCAAGGCCACGAACACGCTGACCGCGATGGCCGTCGCCGCGATGACCGTCAGCCTGGTCCGCAGGGACCGCCTGCGCCACCATCGGGCCAGCCGTCGCAAGCCCCAGCCGGCGGCGCCCCAGCTCACGGAGGAGGCTCCCGCAACGTGTACCCCAGGCCGCGCAGCGTGTAGATCAATCGCGGCTCCCCCTCGGCCTCCATCTTGCGGCGCAGGTAGCTCACGTACACCTGGAGGTTGTTGGAGGTGGTACTCATGTCGAAGCCCCAGATCGCCTCGAACAGCACGTCGCGGGTCAGCACCCGGGTCGCGTCGCGCATCAGGACCTGCAGCAGGGAGAACTCGGTCCGGGTCAGGTGCAGTGGCCGCCCGCCCCGCCACGCCTCGAACCTGTCGGGATCGACCCGGACGTCGGCGAACGAGAGGATCTGCGACTCGTCGTCGCCCGGCGTGCGCCGGCGCAGCAGGGCCCGCACCCGGGCCAGCAACTCCTCGGTGGCGAACGGCTTGGGCAAGTAGTCGTCGGCGCCCGCGTCCAGCCCCGCGACCCGGTCGGAGACCTGATCCCGGGCGGTCAGCATCAGCACCGGCAGATCCCGACCCGCCGCCCGCAACCGCCGGCAAGTCTCCAACCCACCGAGGCGGGGCATCATCACGTCGAGGATCAGCAGATCCGGCGCGTCGCCCCCGACCCCGTCGAGCACGGCGAGACCGTTGGCGACGGTGCTGGTGTCGTAACCCTCGACCTGGAGCACCCGCTCCAGCGACTCACGGATGGCCGTCTCGTCATCCGCGATCATGATCCGCACGCCGGCCCGCCCCTCCGATCGATGCTTTTGCCGCTCATCGTCCCCGATCAACCTGAGGCCAGGGTTAGAGCGTCGCCGCAGTTCGTCATCTCGATGGGGATCCTGCTGACCGACCCGGCGAAGGTTCCGAACTTCGCCCTGCCGGAAGGTGGAAACCAGACCCTCACCGACATCCTGGCGGCCGACATCGGTGATCGCCTGCGCCTGAACTCACCGGCGAAGTCCGTCGAATGGACCCACGACGGCGTCGTCGTGGACTACGAGGACGACAACGGACCGGCGCGGATCCGGTCCCGCCGTGCGGTCGTGGCCGTCCCCGGGATGTGGCCGTGAAGATCGTGCCCGGCCTGCCGCCCGCGTACCGGGCGGCGTTCGACGACATCCACTACGGCCGGTACGTGGTCGTGGGATTCTTCACCCACGAATATGGGCCGCAGCGCGGTGGGACGACATCGCCGTGTCGACGCCCCGAATGTCGTTCCAAGCGATGTTCAACCACGCCGCGGCCCTGCGCGGTCCTGGCCCGCGGAAGCGCGGCTGTTCGAGCTCACCGACGCCGAGATCGTCTCCCGGTTCACCGCAGACCTCGTCACGCTCCATCCCGAGCTCGAGGGAAAGCTCGGCAAAACATTCGTGCGACGTCACCCTCGGGTCATGCCGTTCTGGGCGCCCGGCGGACGCGCGTCCCTGCCGAGGCTGCGCGACCACCTCGGCCCGGTCCACCTGGCGGGCGAACTACCAGCTGGAGATGCCGTCCCTCGCCGACGCGGCCGCCTCGGGTGAGCACGCCGCGCAGCAGGTTCTGGCGAGCCTGTCGCGCCACGGCCAACTTCCGGGGACGTCAATCGCCGATGCAAGTATGAGCTGACGCTCATCACGCTTCTCGGCACCGAGCGCTGCCGCGGCCCGGCGTGAGGCTGCGGGAGGAACTGGAGCTCGAGTACGGGATCAAGATGCCATCGACGGCCAACCGCTACTCGGTCGACCCGATGGCGATCCTGACCCGATCGAATCCTGGAGATCTCGGCCAAGAAGGTGATCAGCCCGGCCGTGTCGCCCACGATCAAGAACGGGTTGAGCAAGGCTCGGGCGGCACCCACGGCGCCCCAGTCAGCTCAGCGAGAGGCGTGTGGTTAGTGCGCAACTCCCCCCTCGGACACAAGATCACGCTCCTGACCAGCGTATTTCATGCGCGTCGCACAACCCCTACTGTGTATGCCCTGGTCACCGGCGTGGGGATTCAAATACCACTGGGACACGCCCGCCCGGGCGCACGAGGCCGGTGCGGCTGCTTCTCGGCGGTTCGGTCGCGCACGAGCTGTTCGATCGCCCGAGCCGCATCGACCGGATCCTCGTGCTCCCAGATCCTGACGGCCAGCCAGCCCGCAGCGACGAGTTGGGTGTCGCGGTCGCGGCGGGCGATGCCGCGGAACTTCAGGCGACACCAGCTGGTATTGGTCTTGGGCAGATGACTGTGGTCAGGGCAGGAGTGCCAGAAGCAGCCGTCGACGAACACCGCGATCCGCCCACTCGTAGCAGGATGTCTACGCGCCGACGCCGGTTCCCGCCCGGCACGGGCCGGTCGACGACGAACCCCAAGCCGCGCCCGTGCAGGGCGCGGCGCAACGCCAGTTCCGGCCGCGTGCCGGATCTCCTGGTCCGGCGCATCACCCGTGAAGTCGCGGGCGACGACGCGGGTGGGACCGGGCGGGGGTCGAGGTGCTTGTCCACGGCACCAGCGCCCTGCCGCCGTGGCGGCGCGCTCGCGCTGCGCCCGATCGACCTCGACCAGTGCCTGATCTCGCTCGGCGAGAAGGGCGAAACCACACGATCACAGCCGGTCTCCCCCACGCTGATGAGCCACTTGGTTGCCCACGCCAGGAAACGCGGGGCGGACGCGACACCGATCGGCCCGTTCCTGCGGTACCGATCCGGGGTCGTGGCGTGCCTCCGTCCGGATCGGTGTTCGTCGACGACGGTGACGTGCAGGTCGTGCGAGGTGCCTGTACACCACACCGGAGTCCCGGATGGACCAGGCGCCTCATTAAGCCGCGACGCTCCTCGCGTCGGACGCCGCCGTCAACCGGCTCAGCGGACGAGTCAGGCGAAGTCAGGGATCGCCACGCGCACGCCGCCACGCATCGCCGACTCGTGGGCGCAGATCCCGACCGCGGTCCAGTTGGCTGCGGTGACGGCGTCGATCGCCGCCGGCCGCTCCTCGACGATGCTGCGGACGAACTCGTGCACGAGGTGCGGGTGTGAACCGCCGTGGCCGCTGCCCTGGATGAACGACAGGTGCTGGTTGTCGTCGTCGTAGACACCCCCGGTGGTGAAGCGGGCGATCTCGACCGGCAACCGGTGCGCGAAGTCGGGCACCTCGACCCGCTTCGGATGCGCACCGACGTGGAGCACGTGCCCTGCGCCCTGGGTCTGCTCCCATTCGAAACTCGCACGGTCGCCGAACACCGTGAAACTCTCGACGTACCCGCGTGCCGTCTCGAACAGCGACCTGGCCACCTCCGCGCGGGCGACCGAGTCGCGCAGCGTGATCAGCGCGCTCTCGACGGCGAACGGCGACCCGTAGCGCCCGGCGAGATCATCGGAGATGCGGCCCGATCCCTCGCAGACGACGCTCTCCGCGAGCGCCCCGCCGAGCGTCAGCACCGGGCTGACGGCATGGGTCGCGTAGTGCATCGGAGGAAGTCCCTCCCAGTAGCCCGGCCACCCCGCCATCTCCTGGTGGTGGGCCCCGCGGAGGAACTGGATCCGGCCGATGGTGCCTTCGTCGACGAGGTCCCGCACGTGCAGGAACTCCCGTGAGTAGACGACGGTCTCCATCATCATGTAGTTCCGACCGGCCTCCCGCGCGGCCGCCACGATGGCGTGGCACTTCTCGAGGGTCGTCGCCATCGGCACCGTGCAGGCGACGTGCTTCCCGGCCCGGAGTGCCGCGATGCTCTGTGCGGCGTGGTCCGGGATCGGGGTGTTGATGTGGACCGCGTCGACGTCCGGATCCTTCAGGAGGGCATCGAAGCTCGCGTAGCGGCCGGGGACGTCGAAGCGATCGGCGATCTCGCGCAGCGAGTCCTCGTTGCGCCGGCAGACCGCGACCAGCTCGGCGTCGGGGTGGGCTTGGTAGATCGGGATGAACTCGGCCCCGAAGCCCAGACCGGCGAGGGCGACATGGATTCTTCGCGTCATCGTTGAGCAACCTCCCGCCGGTCAAGCTAGGAGCATCTGCGCCACTCCTCGATGCGCGATCCAGCATCGATCATTAGATTTCCTACCTATCGCTCCTCGGCACGCGGCCGCGGCTCCGGAACTCCTGCCGGGAGATAGCGCCGGTGGCGGCGCGGCGGTAGGCACCCGGGGATGTGCCGGTGTGCTGCTTGAACATCACGCTCATGTACTCCGAGTGGCTGAAGCCGAGCCGCTCGGCGATCTGGGGCAGTGTCCAGTCCGTCGAGGTCAGCAGCTCGGCGACATGGGCGACCCGGGCGTGCACGATCTCGCCGTGGACGGTCCGCCCGACGATCTTGACGAACCGGGCGTCGAGGGCCCGCCGGGACAGCCCGACGTGCCGGAGCACGGCCGCAACGGTCGGTGCGCTGTCCGACCGGTCACGGATGAAGCGAAGCGCGGCGGCGACCAGCGGGTCCTCGACGGAGAAGATGTCCGAGGACTGCCGCGTGACCATCCGGAGCGGCTCGATAGGCCGTTTTCCCGGCTCGAGGATGTGGCCCGCCATCATCGCGTCGAGGATCTCCGCGGCGAGGTACCCGGTTCGCATCGTATCGGGCTGAATGCTGGACAGCGGCGGCGACGTGAGGTTGCAGAACAGCTCGTCGTTGTCGACGCCGACCACGGCGACCTCGTCGGGCATCCGGAGACCCGCGATCTTGCACGCCTCGAGCACCTCCAGGCCGGCGATGTCGTAGCAGGCGAGCACCCCGACGGGACGGGGGAGCCCGCGCAGCCATCTCGCGAGCCGCTCCCGGTCGTGGGAGCGCATCCCGGACGGCTCGAGCGTGAACTCGTGGGGGACGGCGTCGCGCCGGTCCGCGTGATCGGCGAACGCCGCGGCCCTGGCGACCGACCAGCCGAACCGCTGGTCACCGCAGAAGGCCATCTGCCGCAGGCCGCGCTCCGCGAAGTGCTCGACCGCCCAGCGAGCGATTGTGTCGTCATCGGTCTCGACGCACGGCAGCTCGGGTGCGAGGCCCTTCGCGCTCAGGTCCACCGTCGGCAGGCCCAGCTCGCGGATGAACCGTGCGGTCTCCTCGTTCTCGATCCGGGCGAGGACCCCATGGCCGTTCCAGCCCCGAAGCCACGAGAAGTCGGTCTCGTGGCGGCTGTGTTCGGCGAGGTAGAACGACCACCGCGGGCGCTCCGCCGCGAACCTGCGGATGCCCGCCAGCACCCCGCGTGCGTAGGCGTTGGACGTCTCGACGATCAGTGCCACATGCCGCGTCGGTGAGGAAAATGGCATGTAGGAAATCTAATGATCGATGCCGGATCACGCATGGAGGCGGTCATGGGGGCCTCCTAGCCTGCTTGCGGGGGAGGTCGCTCAATGGTGATGCGAAAGATCGAACTCGCGCCGACCAGCGCCGGATTCGAGCTCTGCTCTCCGGTGCGGGGGACGGCGTGAGCACGCAGATCGGTGTCAACGCCTGGGTATGGGCCTCGCCGTGCGACGACAAGACTGTCTCCGAGCTCGCCCCGCAGGTCGCGCAGTGGGGGTTCGACGTGCTGGAGCTGCCGCTCGAGCAGCCGGGTGACTGGGATCCCGCGCAGACCGCGATCGTGCTCGGCGACCTCGGGCTCGGCGCCACCGTCTGCGTGGCGATGTCGCCGGGCCGGGAGCTGGTGTCCGCCGACGCGGCCACCGTCCGCGCCACCCAGGACTACCTGCGCGGCACCCTGGACGCGGCGGCCCAGATCGGTGCGCCGGTCGTCGCCGGGCCGGCCTACACCTCGGTCGGCCGCACCTGGCGGATGTCGGACGCCGAACGCGCCGCCGCGTACGCGCAGTTCCGGGAGAACATGGCGGCGGTGGTGGAGCACGCGTCGGACGTGGGTGTGCGGATCGGGGTCGAGCCGCTGAACCGGTACGAGACCAGCCTGCTCAACACCGTGGACCAGACCCTCGAAGCCCTCGACGGGCTGCCGGCCGAACACATCGGGCTCGCGCTGGACACCTATCACCTCAACATCGAGGAACGCGACCCGGCCGCGGCGACACGCCGGGCGGCGGGACGGATCATGCATGTCCAGGTGTGCGCGAACGACCGCGGGACGCCGGGTGCCGACCACCTGGACTGGCCGGCCTTCCTGTCCGCGCTGGACGCGGCCGGCTATGCCGGGCCGCTGGTCATCGAGTCGTTCACCGCGGAGAACGAGTCGATCGCCACCGCCGCGTCGATCTGGCGCCCGCTCGCCCGTACCCAGGACGCCCTGGCCACCGACGGCCTGGCCTTCCTCCGCGGGATCACCGACGCCTGACCCGTTCCGAGTCGCATCCCGCACGACCAGTGCAGTACCACGTTCGCGGCATTGAGTGCATCACGGCGAAATACTGACGATGGCGGGTGACGATGGACGCGTTGCTGCGGAATGCTCCTGACGAGTCGCGACAGGATCCGACGGGTACGGCGAGCGCAGACATCG encodes:
- a CDS encoding HAMP domain-containing sensor histidine kinase, translating into MSWGAAGWGLRRLARWWRRRSLRTRLTVIAATAIAVSVFVALQVAIELLDSELQDTVEDQLRADSRVLATSAERAGLAQVQLPPYPGAGRLVRIILPNGSTRTPAGQPALPPVGEHAGRVAQGASADLVESNDSDEDGYLIYTLRAGDGAVQVAARVADDSPINRFGLGMLLIGLLCVVGGALVGWTVARTGLAPIDRLTAAAVRVAHTRDLDADIPDEGGGEIRRLIRSINDMLAALRDSRQAQRLLAEDAAHELKTPLTSLRLNVELLIRLDRRGTLDSALPAESRTRLLNDLGAQVAELSALAAELTDLARGDVNDESTELLDLADVVVAAATRARSRVPDIEIALDLTSVWVSGRPAALQRAVLNLIDNAGKWSPADRSVQVRLRAEGASAVLEVDDAGPGIDAADVPRVFDRFYRADSARALPGSGLGLSIVQRVVDAHGGRVTVARSARGGALLRVDLPAAAPPTPIVRLTAGEDTAVR
- a CDS encoding response regulator transcription factor, producing the protein MRIMIADDETAIRESLERVLQVEGYDTSTVANGLAVLDGVGGDAPDLLILDVMMPRLGGLETCRRLRAAGRDLPVLMLTARDQVSDRVAGLDAGADDYLPKPFATEELLARVRALLRRRTPGDDESQILSFADVRVDPDRFEAWRGGRPLHLTRTEFSLLQVLMRDATRVLTRDVLFEAIWGFDMSTTSNNLQVYVSYLRRKMEAEGEPRLIYTLRGLGYTLREPPP
- a CDS encoding FAD-dependent oxidoreductase — its product is MLLPLIVPDQPEARVRASPQFVISMGILLTDPAKVPNFALPEGGNQTLTDILAADIGDRLRLNSPAKSVEWTHDGVVVDYEDDNGPARIRSRRAVVAVPGMWP
- a CDS encoding very short patch repair endonuclease; amino-acid sequence: MFVDGCFWHSCPDHSHLPKTNTSWCRLKFRGIARRDRDTQLVAAGWLAVRIWEHEDPVDAARAIEQLVRDRTAEKQPHRPRAPGRACPSGI
- a CDS encoding Gfo/Idh/MocA family protein, coding for MTRRIHVALAGLGFGAEFIPIYQAHPDAELVAVCRRNEDSLREIADRFDVPGRYASFDALLKDPDVDAVHINTPIPDHAAQSIAALRAGKHVACTVPMATTLEKCHAIVAAAREAGRNYMMMETVVYSREFLHVRDLVDEGTIGRIQFLRGAHHQEMAGWPGYWEGLPPMHYATHAVSPVLTLGGALAESVVCEGSGRISDDLAGRYGSPFAVESALITLRDSVARAEVARSLFETARGYVESFTVFGDRASFEWEQTQGAGHVLHVGAHPKRVEVPDFAHRLPVEIARFTTGGVYDDDNQHLSFIQGSGHGGSHPHLVHEFVRSIVEERPAAIDAVTAANWTAVGICAHESAMRGGVRVAIPDFA
- a CDS encoding DNA-binding transcriptional regulator; the encoded protein is MPFSSPTRHVALIVETSNAYARGVLAGIRRFAAERPRWSFYLAEHSRHETDFSWLRGWNGHGVLARIENEETARFIRELGLPTVDLSAKGLAPELPCVETDDDTIARWAVEHFAERGLRQMAFCGDQRFGWSVARAAAFADHADRRDAVPHEFTLEPSGMRSHDRERLARWLRGLPRPVGVLACYDIAGLEVLEACKIAGLRMPDEVAVVGVDNDELFCNLTSPPLSSIQPDTMRTGYLAAEILDAMMAGHILEPGKRPIEPLRMVTRQSSDIFSVEDPLVAAALRFIRDRSDSAPTVAAVLRHVGLSRRALDARFVKIVGRTVHGEIVHARVAHVAELLTSTDWTLPQIAERLGFSHSEYMSVMFKQHTGTSPGAYRRAATGAISRQEFRSRGRVPRSDR
- a CDS encoding sugar phosphate isomerase/epimerase, whose amino-acid sequence is MSTQIGVNAWVWASPCDDKTVSELAPQVAQWGFDVLELPLEQPGDWDPAQTAIVLGDLGLGATVCVAMSPGRELVSADAATVRATQDYLRGTLDAAAQIGAPVVAGPAYTSVGRTWRMSDAERAAAYAQFRENMAAVVEHASDVGVRIGVEPLNRYETSLLNTVDQTLEALDGLPAEHIGLALDTYHLNIEERDPAAATRRAAGRIMHVQVCANDRGTPGADHLDWPAFLSALDAAGYAGPLVIESFTAENESIATAASIWRPLARTQDALATDGLAFLRGITDA